A region of Microbacterium suwonense DNA encodes the following proteins:
- a CDS encoding proteasome assembly chaperone family protein translates to MPFSAELYESIAGAPDVPTGLPLVILLTGFTDAGNAVSGLIEHLHETTAPQPLIVFDNDVLLDYRARRPIAVFDQDHLTEFRPARLDLSLAHDALGQPFLLLSGYEPDFAWNAFSDAVLSFAEGFQASSVTWVHSIAMPVPHTRPLGTTVSGNRRDLIAAHSVWRPRTQVPATAGHLLEYRLIEQDVRVAGFVLLVPHYLADTEYPDTVLAAADKLMVATGLVLRMDEVQQHREEYLARVEEQVRGNDELTQMLHTLERRHDAYMAGREEGVDSDERFDERDLPSADELAAELERYLASRRPGEEDKHA, encoded by the coding sequence ATGCCCTTCTCCGCTGAGCTGTACGAGTCGATCGCCGGAGCACCTGATGTGCCCACCGGCCTTCCCCTGGTGATCCTGCTCACCGGCTTCACCGACGCGGGAAATGCGGTCTCCGGGCTCATCGAGCACCTGCACGAGACGACTGCGCCGCAGCCGCTGATCGTCTTCGACAACGATGTGCTGCTGGATTATCGGGCCCGTCGTCCCATCGCCGTCTTCGATCAGGATCATCTGACCGAGTTCCGCCCCGCGCGTCTGGATCTGTCGCTCGCACACGATGCACTGGGACAGCCCTTCCTGCTGTTGTCCGGATATGAGCCGGATTTCGCTTGGAACGCCTTCTCGGACGCGGTGCTCAGCTTTGCTGAGGGGTTCCAGGCGTCGTCGGTGACCTGGGTCCACTCGATCGCGATGCCGGTTCCGCACACACGGCCGTTGGGCACCACGGTCAGCGGCAACCGCCGAGACCTCATCGCCGCGCACTCGGTGTGGCGGCCACGCACGCAGGTGCCTGCGACGGCCGGTCACCTGCTGGAGTATCGGCTGATCGAGCAGGATGTGCGCGTGGCCGGTTTCGTCCTGCTGGTGCCGCACTACCTCGCCGACACCGAATACCCCGACACCGTGCTCGCCGCGGCGGACAAGCTGATGGTCGCCACCGGGCTCGTGCTCAGGATGGACGAGGTGCAGCAGCACCGCGAGGAGTACTTGGCACGCGTGGAGGAGCAGGTGCGCGGCAACGACGAGCTCACTCAGATGCTGCACACGCTGGAACGTCGCCACGACGCCTATATGGCCGGCCGTGAGGAGGGCGTCGACTCCGACGAGCGCTTCGACGAGCGCGACCTGCCCAGTGCGGATGAGCTGGCAGCCGAGCTGGAACGCTATCTGGCCAGTCGTCGCCCCGGCGAGGAGGACAAGCACGCCTGA
- a CDS encoding alanine racemase C-terminal domain-containing protein: protein MSGSAAPHVLLSRDALAQNVRDLVSRGGAIDLRHDAYGHGAAEVAAIAEAAGATLLTDADGTASMEDVLRLFGIPSADGVLSSRPVMALEGRVLSTKPLHAGEAVSYGYTHRAERDTRVALVTGGYAQGILRALGNRVRVQLGEQTHPIIGRIAMDVCVVDLEGGDAEVGAPVCFFGGTGAVRGALARWSAATGLTALEVAVVIGQKAERKWVA, encoded by the coding sequence ATGTCAGGCAGCGCGGCTCCGCACGTACTCCTCAGCAGGGACGCACTCGCGCAGAACGTGCGCGATCTGGTCTCCCGGGGCGGAGCCATCGACCTGCGTCACGACGCTTACGGGCACGGCGCGGCAGAGGTGGCCGCGATCGCCGAGGCCGCGGGGGCGACACTTTTGACGGACGCCGACGGCACGGCGTCGATGGAGGATGTGCTCCGGCTCTTCGGCATCCCGAGCGCGGACGGAGTGCTGTCTTCGCGACCGGTCATGGCGCTCGAGGGCCGGGTGCTCTCGACCAAGCCTCTGCACGCCGGCGAGGCGGTCTCGTACGGGTACACGCATCGCGCGGAGCGGGACACGCGCGTGGCGCTTGTGACCGGGGGCTACGCGCAGGGGATCCTGCGTGCACTCGGCAATAGGGTGCGTGTGCAGCTGGGCGAACAGACGCATCCGATCATCGGGCGGATCGCGATGGACGTGTGCGTCGTCGATCTCGAAGGAGGCGATGCCGAGGTGGGAGCGCCGGTCTGCTTCTTCGGCGGTACGGGCGCCGTGCGCGGTGCGCTGGCGCGCTGGTCGGCTGCGACGGGTCTGACGGCGCTGGAGGTGGCCGTCGTCATCGGGCAGAAGGCCGAACGGAAGTGGGTCGCATGA
- a CDS encoding MurT ligase domain-containing protein encodes MSGSARSSRRPWPSCATRAVRSRCGTTSNDTDGATGTLSRPAVRLPGAGGQARALRDPSARGGSAFPGYLTNKLAPSLLPTLADQFRYGVVFVLGSNGKTTTTHMISEVLRAHGLTVFTNPTGANLPQGVTSALLADATLTGRIRADVAVLEVDEGYAADLADQLSPAVILSLNVQVDQLYRFYETERVADMMLDASTRASSHVVVNRDDPYLSKIDTDAMRAPVSFFGVAPEIIAASAHGLANAADTRSGNAGTAERDAYSEVRTVAGRDVTIQVGQDEAAVRLPARGLHYAADAAAALAVASRVLGDEFSADAAARGFSRMAPAYGRGEVIPLRRDPAGEQVEFVMFKNAPSLQMNLDALEGTPEHSLIAIDEGTPDVSWLYDVDFHALESVDVVTGEKAYQLALALEHAGVRIGTVEPDMEKAVAMMRELPPTSAGRQIWFVNYELMMIGRRILGHGDQEVARR; translated from the coding sequence GTGAGCGGATCCGCCAGATCGAGTCGAAGACCATGGCCAAGCTGCGCCACCCGAGCCGTTCGCAGTCGCTGCGGGACTACCTCGAATGACACCGACGGCGCCACGGGCACGCTCAGCCGGCCTGCGGTACGTCTTCCCGGTGCTGGCGGGCAAGCTCGCGCGCTTCGCGACCCGTCTGCGCGGGGAGGCTCCGCGTTCCCGGGTTACCTCACGAACAAGCTCGCACCGTCGCTGCTGCCCACGCTCGCCGATCAGTTCCGTTACGGCGTGGTCTTCGTGCTCGGCTCGAACGGCAAGACCACGACCACGCACATGATCAGCGAGGTGCTGCGTGCGCACGGCCTCACGGTGTTCACCAACCCCACCGGCGCCAACCTGCCACAGGGCGTGACCAGTGCGCTGCTGGCGGATGCGACGCTGACAGGTCGCATCCGCGCCGACGTCGCGGTGCTGGAAGTCGATGAGGGCTACGCGGCGGATCTCGCCGATCAGCTCTCGCCCGCGGTGATCCTGTCGCTGAACGTGCAGGTCGACCAGCTGTACCGGTTCTACGAGACCGAGCGCGTCGCCGACATGATGCTCGATGCCTCCACCCGTGCCAGCTCGCATGTCGTCGTGAACCGCGACGACCCGTATCTGAGCAAGATCGACACGGACGCGATGCGTGCGCCGGTGTCGTTCTTCGGTGTTGCGCCGGAGATCATCGCGGCCTCCGCACACGGGCTGGCCAACGCGGCCGACACTCGCAGCGGCAATGCCGGCACGGCCGAGCGCGATGCCTACTCCGAGGTGCGCACCGTCGCCGGGCGCGACGTCACGATCCAAGTGGGCCAGGACGAGGCTGCGGTGCGGCTTCCTGCGCGCGGCCTGCACTACGCAGCGGATGCGGCGGCGGCCCTCGCCGTGGCCTCACGCGTGCTCGGCGACGAGTTCTCGGCGGACGCCGCGGCTCGCGGGTTCTCGCGCATGGCACCGGCATACGGTCGCGGCGAGGTCATCCCGCTGCGTCGTGATCCCGCCGGCGAGCAGGTCGAGTTCGTGATGTTCAAGAACGCGCCGAGCCTGCAGATGAACCTTGACGCCCTGGAGGGAACGCCGGAGCACTCCCTGATCGCGATCGACGAGGGCACGCCCGACGTGTCCTGGCTGTACGACGTGGACTTCCACGCGCTGGAGTCCGTCGATGTGGTCACAGGGGAGAAGGCCTACCAGCTGGCGCTCGCCCTGGAGCACGCCGGGGTGCGCATCGGGACGGTCGAGCCGGACATGGAGAAGGCCGTGGCGATGATGCGCGAGCTTCCGCCGACCTCGGCCGGACGTCAGATCTGGTTCGTCAACTACGAGCTGATGATGATCGGCCGCAGGATTCTCGGCCACGGCGACCAGGAGGTGGCGCGCCGATGA
- a CDS encoding alanine racemase, whose protein sequence is MSTPVLEISRGAFRANLAAVRARLGESQLMLVMKDDAYGHGIDWAVSEAEAAGVSWFGGYDIPTALRIRALTSQRVYAWATSSASEVEAAIRAGIELGIGSTAYLAAVIARAELLGIRTALHLKIDTGLHRNGFRPEDWAAAVGIARAAEERGSVRIAGVWSHLAEASDEEDDAAQAVFLEAVRHLEAVGGTPEALHLTASAAAWWRPELRGTLSRIGAFCYGIRSADGPVLDGLSLISRLVATVDAVEGDTVRVGLGAFHGLPSVLQGAEVATPGGLRRIVRIDGDATTVAAWPGARIGDRVIVFGPGDDGESDATALAERMDTVGEEILTRLTPAVSRLLGP, encoded by the coding sequence ATGAGCACGCCGGTGCTGGAGATCTCACGCGGCGCGTTCCGGGCGAACCTCGCCGCCGTGCGTGCGCGGCTCGGCGAGTCGCAGCTGATGCTGGTGATGAAGGACGATGCGTACGGCCATGGCATCGACTGGGCCGTCTCAGAGGCGGAGGCTGCCGGAGTCTCCTGGTTCGGCGGATATGACATCCCCACGGCGCTGCGGATCCGTGCGCTCACCTCGCAGCGGGTGTACGCATGGGCCACCTCGTCGGCGTCGGAGGTGGAGGCCGCGATCCGCGCAGGAATCGAGCTGGGCATCGGGTCGACGGCGTATCTGGCGGCCGTCATCGCGCGGGCCGAGCTGCTCGGCATCCGCACTGCCCTGCACCTGAAGATCGACACCGGCCTGCACCGGAACGGCTTCCGGCCCGAAGACTGGGCGGCCGCGGTCGGTATCGCGCGCGCGGCCGAGGAACGCGGCAGCGTTCGCATCGCGGGTGTCTGGAGTCATCTGGCAGAGGCCAGCGACGAGGAGGACGACGCCGCGCAGGCGGTCTTCCTGGAGGCGGTGCGGCACCTGGAGGCGGTCGGCGGGACTCCCGAAGCGCTGCATCTGACAGCGTCGGCCGCGGCGTGGTGGCGCCCCGAGCTGCGCGGCACGCTGAGCCGGATCGGCGCGTTCTGCTACGGCATCCGCTCCGCAGACGGTCCGGTGCTGGACGGACTCAGCCTGATCTCTCGGCTGGTGGCCACGGTCGACGCCGTCGAAGGCGACACGGTGCGCGTGGGTCTCGGCGCCTTCCACGGACTGCCGTCGGTCTTGCAGGGGGCAGAGGTGGCGACGCCCGGCGGTCTGCGTCGGATCGTGCGCATCGACGGCGATGCGACGACTGTGGCGGCGTGGCCGGGCGCGCGGATCGGTGATCGTGTGATCGTGTTCGGTCCCGGCGACGACGGTGAATCGGATGCCACGGCCCTCGCCGAGCGCATGGACACCGTCGGCGAGGAGATCCTCACGCGGCTGACACCCGCCGTGTCTCGACTGCTCGGCCCCTGA
- a CDS encoding DUF7455 domain-containing protein has translation MNATTERDDVQFRLTALDRCDSCGAQAYIAAEVNGTEMLFCAHHGRKYEEKLRAVATSWHDETARLIEA, from the coding sequence ATGAACGCTACGACAGAGCGAGACGACGTCCAGTTCCGCCTCACCGCGCTGGATCGCTGTGACTCCTGCGGAGCGCAGGCCTATATCGCTGCAGAGGTCAACGGCACTGAGATGCTGTTCTGCGCGCACCATGGCCGCAAGTACGAAGAGAAGCTGCGGGCGGTCGCCACCAGCTGGCACGACGAGACCGCGCGACTGATCGAGGCGTGA
- a CDS encoding RNA polymerase sigma factor, giving the protein MTPATTKKTRTTTKNTAVAEVETPEVDDAAVETAKAEKTSAKAAKKPAAKKPAAKKAPAKRASKKKDDTPDIDEEVVDTPDAEEEDDKKPTFTEPLPTGAIVISSGDEDDVPVYSTQITGATADPVKDYLKQIGKVALLNAAEEVELAMRIEAGLFAEEKLSEMSAAEKSSQLGLDLQWVARDGHRAKSHLLGANLRLVVSLAKRYTGRGMQFLDLIQEGNLGLIRAVEKFDYTKGFKFSTYATWWIRQAITRAMADQARTIRIPVHMVEVINKLARVQRQMLQDLGREPTPEELSRELDMTPEKVVEVQKYGREPISLHTPLGEDGDSEFGDLIEDTEAVVPADAVGFTMLQRQLEQLLDSLSEREAGVIRMRFGLGDGQPKTLDQIGDTFGVTRERIRQIESKTMAKLRHPSRSQSLRDYLE; this is encoded by the coding sequence GTGACTCCTGCCACGACCAAGAAGACCCGGACGACCACGAAGAACACTGCCGTCGCAGAGGTCGAGACCCCTGAGGTCGACGATGCCGCTGTCGAGACGGCGAAGGCCGAGAAGACCTCGGCGAAGGCCGCCAAGAAGCCCGCCGCGAAGAAGCCCGCCGCGAAGAAGGCTCCGGCCAAGCGCGCATCGAAGAAGAAGGACGACACTCCCGATATCGATGAGGAGGTCGTCGACACCCCCGATGCCGAGGAAGAGGACGACAAGAAGCCGACGTTCACCGAGCCGCTTCCCACCGGGGCCATCGTCATCTCCTCCGGTGACGAGGATGACGTCCCGGTCTACTCCACGCAGATCACCGGCGCCACAGCCGACCCCGTCAAGGACTACCTGAAGCAGATCGGAAAGGTCGCGCTGCTGAACGCGGCCGAAGAGGTCGAGCTCGCGATGCGGATCGAGGCGGGCCTGTTCGCCGAGGAGAAGCTGTCGGAGATGTCGGCGGCCGAGAAGTCCAGCCAGCTCGGCCTCGACCTGCAGTGGGTCGCCCGCGACGGACACCGCGCCAAGAGCCATCTGCTCGGAGCCAACCTGCGTCTGGTCGTCTCCCTCGCCAAGCGCTACACCGGTCGCGGCATGCAGTTCCTGGATCTGATCCAGGAGGGCAACCTCGGTCTGATCCGCGCCGTCGAGAAGTTCGACTACACCAAGGGCTTCAAATTCTCCACGTACGCCACCTGGTGGATCCGGCAGGCGATCACCCGTGCCATGGCCGACCAGGCGCGCACCATCCGTATCCCGGTGCACATGGTCGAGGTCATCAACAAGCTCGCCCGCGTGCAGCGCCAGATGCTGCAGGACCTGGGTCGTGAGCCCACGCCCGAAGAGCTCTCGCGCGAGCTGGACATGACGCCCGAGAAGGTCGTGGAGGTGCAGAAGTACGGCCGTGAGCCCATCTCGCTGCACACCCCGCTCGGAGAGGACGGCGACAGCGAGTTCGGCGACCTCATCGAGGACACCGAAGCGGTCGTGCCCGCCGACGCCGTCGGCTTCACCATGCTGCAGCGTCAGCTCGAGCAGCTGCTGGACTCGCTGTCCGAGCGCGAGGCCGGTGTGATCCGGATGCGCTTCGGCCTGGGCGACGGGCAGCCCAAGACACTCGACCAGATCGGCGACACCTTCGGCGTCACTCGTGAGCGGATCCGCCAGATCGAGTCGAAGACCATGGCCAAGCTGCGCCACCCGAGCCGTTCGCAGTCGCTGCGGGACTACCTCGAATGA
- the lpdA gene encoding dihydrolipoyl dehydrogenase — MTVHEFDLVVLGGGSGGYAAALRASELGRKVALIEKDKVGGTCLHRGCIPTKALLHAAEVADHVRTAASVGVTATLEAIDAAGVRAYREGIVAKKFKGLEGLIKARGITVVPGEGRLEPDRSVSVGEDRYVGADVVLATGSYSRTLPGLEIGGRILTSEQALALDEIPSKVIVLGGGVIGVEFASVWHSFGAEVTIIEALPHLVPNEDVALSKGLERAFRRKGISYNLGTRFQKAEQDENQVTVTLEDGKTFTADHLLVAVGRGPSTAGLGFEEAGIALDRGFVTVDEQLRTGVERVWAVGDIVPGLQLAHRGFLQGIAVAERIAGIDVPTLPETQIPRVTYCSPEVASVGITEEAAIATYGAEAVVAYDYNLAGNGKSEIIGTSGLVKVVRQKDGPVVGVHLLGDRVGELITEGQLAVAWEAHPEDIAPLIHAHPTQSEALGEAFLALAGKPLHAL; from the coding sequence ATGACTGTTCACGAGTTCGATCTCGTCGTCCTCGGCGGCGGAAGCGGCGGGTACGCCGCGGCACTGCGTGCCAGCGAGCTGGGCAGGAAGGTGGCGCTGATCGAGAAGGACAAGGTCGGCGGCACGTGCCTGCATCGCGGCTGCATCCCCACCAAGGCTCTGCTGCACGCGGCCGAAGTGGCCGATCACGTCCGCACGGCAGCATCCGTCGGCGTCACCGCGACCCTCGAGGCGATCGACGCGGCGGGCGTGCGCGCCTACCGCGAGGGCATCGTCGCCAAGAAGTTCAAGGGGCTGGAGGGCCTGATCAAGGCCCGCGGCATCACTGTCGTTCCGGGTGAAGGGCGTCTTGAGCCGGATCGATCCGTGAGCGTCGGAGAGGACCGCTATGTCGGCGCGGACGTCGTGCTGGCCACGGGCTCGTACAGCCGCACGCTGCCGGGGCTGGAGATCGGCGGACGCATCCTCACCAGTGAGCAGGCGCTCGCCCTGGACGAGATCCCCTCGAAGGTGATCGTGCTGGGCGGTGGCGTGATCGGCGTGGAGTTCGCCAGCGTGTGGCACTCCTTCGGCGCCGAGGTGACCATCATCGAGGCTCTCCCCCATCTCGTCCCCAACGAGGACGTCGCGCTGAGCAAGGGCCTGGAGCGGGCGTTCCGACGCAAGGGCATCTCGTACAACCTCGGCACCCGGTTCCAGAAGGCCGAGCAGGACGAGAACCAGGTGACGGTCACGCTCGAGGACGGCAAGACCTTCACCGCCGACCACCTGCTCGTCGCCGTCGGTCGCGGCCCATCCACTGCGGGTCTCGGCTTCGAAGAGGCGGGCATCGCGCTGGACCGCGGTTTCGTGACCGTGGACGAACAGCTGCGCACCGGTGTCGAGAGGGTCTGGGCGGTGGGCGACATCGTCCCCGGGCTCCAGCTGGCCCATCGCGGCTTTCTGCAGGGCATCGCCGTCGCCGAACGGATCGCAGGCATCGACGTGCCGACGCTCCCCGAGACGCAGATCCCGCGGGTGACCTATTGCAGCCCGGAAGTCGCCTCGGTCGGCATCACCGAGGAGGCCGCGATCGCAACCTATGGCGCCGAGGCAGTGGTGGCCTACGACTACAACCTGGCGGGAAACGGCAAGAGCGAGATCATCGGCACCAGCGGGCTCGTGAAGGTGGTTCGCCAGAAGGACGGCCCCGTCGTCGGCGTGCATCTGCTCGGCGACCGGGTGGGCGAGCTCATCACCGAGGGGCAGCTCGCCGTGGCCTGGGAAGCTCACCCCGAGGACATCGCACCCCTCATCCACGCGCACCCGACCCAGAGCGAGGCACTGGGCGAGGCCTTCCTCGCGCTGGCCGGAAAACCGCTCCACGCACTCTGA